The genomic interval TGACGCTTGCATTCTTCATGGTAAAAATACGGAGTTATATCGGTCCCGTGGTGCTGGGCGATAAAGTCCTGAATTTGCTGGGGCAGGCGATACTTCCGGGCCAGGTCCAGCCCATCCTTTACATGGCTTACTATTATCCGAGCACTGGTGCGAGGGTCAAGAGAGCGGTGGGCGTTAACTCCATTCATCTGATTTTCGACGAAAAAATACGGATGGAGGCTCTTGCCCACATCGTGATAATAGGCTCCAACCCTGGTCAAAAGAGCGTTGGCTCCGATATTCTCGGCAGCCTGTTCAGCTATATTGGCCACCAAGAGACTGTGATGGTAGGTCCCAGGGGCTCTGAGGAGGAGAAGCCGGAGCAAAGGGTGAGTTGGGCGTGAGAGTTCCACAAGGTGCAGTGGGGTAATGGACCCTAAAAAGCTTCCCAGGACAAAAGAGCTCCCCAGGGTCAGAACAACGGAAATAATCCCATTGATAAATGCAATTCCTCCTAGGAAAGCCATCTCTGTGGGGTTGGGGTTCCCCCAAGGCAAGCGAAAGGCCAGTATTGTCCCGAACCCTCCGAAGCTGGAGGCCAAACCGGCATGGAGGTAAAGGTTGAGCCTGTCACCTTTTCCCAGCATCAGCAGGAAAAGGGAAGAGCTTGCTAACCAGTAAGATACAAGTTCCAGCGACACCCCAGCCATATAGCCGGAAAGGATGGAAAGGACCAGAGTTCCAGCCATGGCCAAGCCTTTACCGGCTGTCAAGAAAAGAAGAGCAGCACAAGAAGCAACAGGCAAAAGGTAGGGCAAAAAACCCTGACCTGAGGAAATGAATTTTGCTAAAGTTAAAAAGGATGCAAAGATCAGGAGTAAAGGAGTCCGAGAGTTTGAAAGGTAAAAGGCCAGCCCTACAGTAGCGGTGCTGGCTAAAGCAAAAGCCCCCAGGAATTTATAGAAACAAAAGGAAGGTTTATTCAACCCCAGAGCTTCCATTGCCTCCAGCTCCAGAGGCCCCACCACACTTCCCGCTCTTGTGATCACCTCGCCCTTTTCAACAGAACGGATTACGGGTTTCACCGCTTCTCGCGCAAGCTTTTTAGCCTCCTCGGTCTTTTCATAATTGATAAAGGAGTTCGGGGAAACGAGGCTCCCGGCTATGCTGGCTACCACCTTTGCTTCTTCCTCGCTCAAATCCCAGCTTACCATTGCCGGTATAGCCCGTCTCACTTCAAGGAGGCGGTCCTGCCGAATCTCACTCCGCATAGCTCTCTCCAAAACCGAAAGAATCTCTCCCGATACCATTTCCCAGCGGGGTTCGGGGATAGAGAGCAGTGCAGATATGATCTCTTCAGTAAGAGTTATTCCCTCCATTGAGGCCAGCCAGAGCTTTTTCTCCTCTGGGGTCCCGTATGGATCTGAGCGAACAGCCTCTACGAAATTGATCACGGCCGTAGCCTTTGCGAGTTGCCTCCGGGCGATGGAGGGATCTGGAGGGTCGTAAATCTCCTCAACAGAGGCTTCTGCCTGAGCTCTGGCTTTCTCCGTCAGAACCTGGCTCACGTAGGAAAGCTTTCTCGGGGAACGGATATCGTAGGGGCTCACATCTCCAAGTTTGAGGTTTACCGCCCGGGCGCCTGGCTCCCAGGTGAGGATTAAGGTTATGAGAATAGCAAAGGAGAAGAAAAGCAAAATAGTGCCAACTTTTCTGGCCAGTTCAGGCCAGAATAATTTGCCTTCCATAGCTTTTTAAAGGCTTGCCAGCAACTCCTGAACGATTTGACTGACAAGGCTTCCATCGGCCCGGCCCCTGACCCTGGGCATCAAGACTTTCATAACTTGTCCCAGCTGGCGGGGACTGGTGGCCCCTACCTCTTCTATGGCCTGGCGGGCCATTTCCATTATCTCCTCTCGGGAGAGGGGCCTGGGGAGGTAAGCTTCAAGAACAGCTAACTCTTCCTTTTCCTGAAGGGCCAGGTCTTCCCTACCGCCCCGGGAAAATTCCTCAATGGCTTCCCGGCGTTTCCTGGCCTCATCAGCGATGACGGCTATGATTTCATCTTCGGTTAATTCCCGCATTTTATCCACTTCAGCCCTGCGAATAGCAGTCTTAAGCATCCTGAGGGCCGCGAGCTTCCTTTCGTCCTTGCTCCTCATAGCCTCTTTTAATTCCTGGTCAATTTTTTCTTTTAAGCCCATTTCCCCTCCTAACGGTTTTTAAGCTGATCCAGCTTCTCCTTCAGAAGCCTGGAAGCGAGGGCGGGATCCGCTCGTCCGCCAGTGGCTTTCATCACTTGGCCCATGAAGAAACCAAAGGTGGACTCTTTTCCCCCAAGGTACCTCTCCAGAGCGTCCGGGTTGGCTCTAATGACCTCTTCTATCACTTTCACGATAGAAGCTTCGTCGGAAATAAGGGCGAGGCCTTTCCTGTCCACAATGGTTTCCGGGTCCTCTCCTGTGTTGAACATCTCCCTCAGCACCGCCTTAGCTGTGTTCTGGTTTATAACCCCTCTATCTACCATATTTATGAGCCTAACGAGGCTCTCGGGAGAGAATTTAAGGGAGTCAAAAGTGGTATTTGTCTCCCCAAGAAGCCGGAAAATTTCCCCCGTTACCCAATGCACGAGTTTGCGGGGATTGGGATAGAGGGCAACGGAAGCTTCAAAGAAATCAGCTGCTTCTTTCTCAGCGGTGAGAATACGGGCTTCGGCAGGGGATAGGCCATACTGCTTCTGAAAACGTTCGCTTCTGGCATCAGGTAACTCCGGAAGAGAAGCTTTAATCTCCTCCACCCATTCTCTGTTTATCACCAAAGGGGGAAGATCAGGCTCCGGAAAATAACGGTAATCATGAGCGTACTCTTTGGTGCGCTGGATTACGGTCTTCCCTCTCTCTTCATCCCAGCCTACAGTAATCTGTTCTACTTTCTCGCCCCGCTCCAGGAGTTTTTTCTGCCTTTCAATCTCGTATTCAAGAGCCTGTTTAACAAATCGGAAGGAATTTATATTCTTGATTTCCACCCTGGTCCCGAGTTCTGTGGAGCCTTTGGGCCTTAAAGAGACGTTGGCTTCACAGCGCATCGCCCCCTTTTCCATATCAGCTGTGGAGACCCCGAGGTAGCGGAGGATATTGCGTAACTTGACAAGGTATTGCCTCGCCTCCTCCGGCGAGCGGATATCGGGCTCGGTGACTATCTCCATGAGAGGCACACCTGCCCTGTTAAAATCTATGAGGGTGTAATCCCCCAGATGGAAAAGCTTGGCAGTATCTTCCTCCAGGTGAACCCTCCGGATCCTGATGCGCCGGACCTGGCCGTCTGCTTCCACCTCAAGCCAGCCGTTAAAGCAAAGAGGAAGGTCATACTGGGAAATCTGATAGCCTTTCGGAAGATCGGGATAAAAGTAGTTTTTGCGGTCAAATTTTGCAAATTCGGCAATCTGGCAGTGGAGGGCAAGGCCTGTCATTATGGTATATTCCACAGCCTTTCGGTTGATAACCGGCAAAGTCCCAGGCATACCGAGACACACAGGACACACCAGGGTGTTAGGCTCAGCTCCAAAGGTTTCAGCACTGCACGAACAGAACATTTTGGACCTGGTAAGGAGCTGGACGTGGACTTCCATCCCTATAACAGCTTCATATTCCATGCGATCCCCCTTTCTTTAACTCCACTTTCTTGAGCCTTGGGTTATGGGTGCGACCAGGAATGCGCCCTCTTTTAGCTCTTGGTTCACCTTCCACCTCTTTTATATCTGCGGTAAAGTCAATGGGAGGGGCACCGCTTATAGCGCTTCCTACACCGAAAGCATCCACAGGAGCTCCCGCTTCCCGGAAGAGGCGAATGCGTTCTGCATCCACACCTCCGCTCACCACAATCTTCACCCACGTAAAACCTGCCTGGTCCAACCTGGCCCTTACTTCCTTAACCAGTTCGGGAGTTACTCGGCCCCTTTCGGGAGGAGTGTCAAGGCGAACGCCCCACAGCTTTCTTCCCAAAGCCCGAGCCACCCGTAAGCTTTCTTCAGCTTCATCTTTAAAAGTATCCACCAGTGCTATACGTGGCACATCTGGAGGCATGTGGCGGTCAAAGGCCTCAATAGCCTTTACAGTATCGTTGAAAATAAGGATCATAGCATGAGGCATCGTGCCCGAAGGCTTTATTCCGGCGAGTTTGGCACCTGCGGTTGTAGCGCAGCCGGCGCAGCCTCCCACTATGGCTGCATATTCCATTCTCGCCGCCACCTCAGGGTGAACGTGACGGGCCCCAAAGCTTATCACAGGGATATCCCCAGCAGCTTTGACGCATTCTCTGGCGGCGGTAGCCCACCCGCTCTCGTGGGCCAGAATTCCTAAGATGGCTGTCTCATACATTCCGAAGCTAAGGTAAGGAGCTATTATTCGCAGGACTACCTCCTTGGCCGCCATTTCTTCCCCCTCATCCAGGGCCCATACCTCCGCATTTTCCGGCAAAACGATGGATAAAAGCTCCAGCACTTCTTTTATTCCGCACAGGACCCCCGGCTTATTGGGGAATATCTCCATGGTGACCACCGGGTTAAGGCCTTCGGCTTCAAGGATAGCCTTGGTGCGCAAAAAATAAACATCTGCCGTCTCCCCGGAAAGGATGGGGTGGGAGAAGGGGAATTTTCCCATTCTTTACTGTCCTCCAGGTTAAGATTATATCACCTTAGCACCCAGGATCTTCTCCATATGTTTGAGGGCAAACTTGTGGGCTTCAGGGTCAAAACTGGCAACGCAATCCTTGCGCACTTCCACCTGATAATCACGGTTACGGGCATCGGCTACAGTATGCATGACGCATATATCGGTGCAAACACCACATACTATGAGTTTATCGGGATTTACAGCCCGCAGACGTTCATCCAAGTCAGTATCAAAAAAGCCACTGTAACGCCGTTTGGGAATCACAACCCCTTTCTCTACGAACTCTTTAAGCTCTGGGATAATTTCCACTTCAGGAGTGCCCTTCACGCAATGAGGTGGAAACATCTGAAACTCTTTGTCATCTGGGTCGTGGGAGTCAGCCGTGAAGAAGAGGTAAGAACCCTTTGCCAGCTCCTCTTCCAGAAGCTTTTGAACCGCCGGTATAATTTTGCGAGCCTCAGGCCCACAATAAAGAGGGAACCCTTCCTCCAGAAATCCCCTCTGCATATCCACCACTATGACAGCATTAGCCATACTACACCTCCATCTGTAAAATTCATAGGAATTTTAACCAAATACCAAGCTTTAGTCAAAACCCGATGAGCAACTACACCATCACACATCTGGCTGGCAAATTCTGAAAACCAAGAAAGCAACCTTTAAGTTCCTTCTTCTTCTGACTCCTTATCCGCTGCACAGTGTAAACGCCGCCTTCACCCTTTCCAGCTTTTGTAACCGCACTCCTCATGGCCGAGCCCAGAACTCCCAGTCGTCCGTCCCGGCCGATTGTTGACCACAAGAACCCCCTATCCCTTACCACTACTTTAATAGAGCGAGGAAAACGGGTCCTTTGGGCCCGCCTCATTCATACCCACCTAATACATTACCAGAACTCCAGCAACCTTTGGTCGTCCTCCGAAAACATATATTTCCCACATGAACTGTGGCAGAACGGGCTTCAATCTTCTTCCCACGTCCAACAACGGTGAGCCCTCAGCCTCTCCTCAGCGAGAAAGGAGAACTTGTGTGTTACTTCTTTGGTTTTTCAAAATTCGCCGACTAAGGAGTGCATTCATGATTTGTTAGTCAGGGTGCGCCGAATGGCAGGCATAGGTTCGGGAAGGAGGAAGGCGTTGAGCAATTGCCTCTTCCCAGCGACCGCTTTTCGGTCAGGCTCGCAGGTGGGCCACCCCCTGAGCACACTCTAACTCATCCCTGCTCCCTTCAAACGATGGCCAATCACGTCTCTGCACCCACTTTTCACTGCCCCACTTCCGATTTGAATGCCCCTCTCCCGATACTCCGGATAGCGCATTTGCTCCGGTTGCTGGTGTAATAGCTCACTGCCTGATACGCCGCCTCTCTCGCTTGGGTCACTCCTCGCCGATACCCCTCCAACCAGAGGGTTCACCCAAAGGCCTCCGGGTGGGCAAAGTCGGCCTAGAAACTCAACCTTTGAGCCCGCACCTCTCTCTGCCCGGAAGGCAAGCCGTTCAATCTGCCCAACAACTTGCTGACAAATCATGCCCTCCAGCTTCACACCAAGTTGACTGAAATGGGCATTTTGAGTATAATATATTTAGAAACGGGGCGTGGCGCAGCTGGCGAGCGCGCAGCGTTTGGGACGCTGAGGTCGGAGGTTCAAATCCTCTCGCCCCGACCAAGTTAGATGCGGGAGTGGCGCAAAGGTAGCGCAACGGCCTTCCAAGCCGTGTGTTGCGGGTTCGAGTCCCGTCTCCCGCTTTGGGCCCATAGCTCAACGGTAGAGCGGCCGGCTCATAACCGGCGGGTTCCTGGTTCGAATCCAGGTGGGCCCATTCTAAGGCGGCGTAGCCAAGTGGTTAAGGCAGGGGTCTGCAAAACCCCCATTCGCCGGTTCGAATCCGGCCGCCGCCTTTTAAATTTAATCTCTACTTTATGAAAAACATGCCCCTTATATTGGCCGTTATAGGCTTTTTAATTGGACCTGTTCTGGTTAGGGTTGCTAATTTCCTCATCAACAAAAAAACAACTCCCTTATGTCCTTATTGCCAAACACCTTATAAGCCACTGTTAGCTTTAAAGGGTTTAATATTACAAAGAGGCCGATGTTCTTCCTGTAGAGCTCCATACCTTATCACTTATGCTTCGGCCGAAATATTTACCCCAGCGATTTTCGTCCTCATATGGCAAAAATTTGGTTTTTCCCTTTACACCTTTTTTGCCCTCCTTTACGGAGCCTCTTTTATCATTCTTTTCCTGACGGATGTTAATTATAAAGTCATTCCCAGTTTGATAGTGCATCTAACAATAGCTCTGGCCATAATTGGGGAAACAGTAAGAGGCTCCCACTTAAGCAACCATCTCTTAGGAGGAGCTATCTCCTTTTTGCTTTTCCTGGCTTTTTATGCATTGGGGCAAGTTTACACGCGCTGGCGAGCTGTGGAAGAAGTAGCTTTCGGAATGGGAGATGTTAAGCTGGCATTTTTAATAGGGATTATACTTGGATACCCAACCGGATTAAGAGCGCTTTTAACAGGAGTTTTAATCAATGGCGTTATAGTGTTAGCGTTAATAATCAAAGGACTTTTTAGCAAACGCTTCAATCCGCTGGCTCCATTTCCTTATGGCCCCGGCCTTATCCTTAGCTTCTTTATTTTCTGGTTATTTTTATCTTAGCAATCGGTATTGCATCATTGGGAAAACGTTCTCCTCCAGCGGCCAGAGCTGGCAAACGTTCCATTGTCTGAGGGTTATAAAAACCAACATAAAGGGTATAAATCCCTTCTGATGCATCAGGGTGAACTGAGATCAAGTATTCGTCTATTATATATTCTCCCTTGACCCAGGTACTAGTAGGCCTTAAACCTCTAGCTGGTGGATTATCTTTCTGGCCCCATATTTTACCATCTTGACCCACGAGATGGGTAAAAACAGTATAATTCGCTTGTGGTTCGCCTATAGCTTGCCAGACAAGGGTTAAGAGAAAAGATTTACCAGCCTCAACTTGTAAAGCATTTAGTTTATAGCCTATAAGCTTGGCCACATTTTCCACCGTAGCTTCAGAAATGATGATATCGGATGGTTTACGAAAGGAACGAGAGATGGGGTGAATTTTTACTTTGCCTAAAATCCACCCGAAACTTTCCCCTGTTCGTCTGTTTTTTATTTCTCCTTGGATTAAATATTTCCCAGGCTTTAAGCGCCCTGGCATTAAGAGACTAAAAGTGCTTCTTACCGGAACATTTATCCCGGCTTCTGCTGGCTTAAGGAACCCCTCACTTTGGGCTAAAACATCTCCTCGGTCGTTACGTAAATATAAACGCAGGGAAAACTCTTCATCTGTATGAGGCACCCAATAAAGAGTTAAAATTAAAAACTGCCCTTGCAGTAATTCTTCGGGCCATCTATCAGCCCCTATCAAAGTAATTTTTGGAAAGTAAATGCCAAATTTAACAGCTGGATGAGGGAAAAACCCAGGTTCTACCTGAAATTCAGTCAATTTGATTTCAGTTTCACCCTGAATGCTAACGTTTCTGTCATAATCTGGCAAATAGAGGCTAAGCCATAATTCATACTTTCCGGGCAATGTGCCCGGCGGTATCAAAAGACCATGGTGGTCTTTTATTAATTCCCCAGGATTCCACAAAACATAAGGGCAAGAACCGCTTTGTAGAGGACTTAACCTCTTTGCTACGAGATTGCCCTCTGAATCTTTTAAAGAAAGCACAACCAAGACTTCTGTTTCTGGCCTTTTTAATACTTCCCACTGAAATTCTAAACGGATACCCTGGCCACTTTTAAATGGAGATTTATCCATGCGAGCCTTTCTGAGGATGAGCAAGTCTTCAAAATTATATCCAAGGCCTACGGAAATTGGTTTCTCCTGTTTGGACAAAGGCAAAAAGATCTGGATTTGCCCAGCTTTAATGGGTAATTGGTTAGCATCTTTTTCGGGAGAAAGCCAAGGTGGTAAGTATAAAGCAATAAAGGTGCTCTGAGGGAACCAAACTTTCATAACTGGAAAGGCATTCCTGTTAAGCCATTGCTCTATCTTCCCTTCTGGATCCAATGCTGCAGGTGTATAGGGACCAAGCCACAATCGGGGATGTTTAGAAAAAATGTCCCGCAATTTTGCTTCTATTTGCTCTTCTGAAGGGAATTCCCATTCTCGTGGGATAAAACTGAGCTTTTCTGGCAATTTATAGATGGTTAGATTTTCCGAATTGAGGTAGTAATGAGCCAGAATGTCTGCCATTGGAAAGCTCAATACAACCGCATCTCCCGGGTAACTGTTATCAATAATAAAACGAGCGGCTTGACCGAAGGCTCCTTTAGGGAAAGTGTACACAGCTTTTAATCCATAAACGAGGTTCAGAAATAAGAGAATTCCGAAAATTATTCCCAACAATTTTTGCCTCTTGATTAACTTGCTGAAGCTTAGACTAACCAGAATAAGAAGGGCAGGTAGCACAAAGGCTAAGTGGCGCCCTCGTACCATTCCGTACAAAGGGACTAAACCTAAAATGGGAATAACTAACCAAAAGACAGATAAGGGTTGACCTATACTGACAGATTTTAGCGCGATGAACCCTCCATATAAAACTAAAATCCATGTACTGCAAACAGCAATAATTGCCCATTGAGGTAGACTATCAAGCCGAAGTTTGGGCTCCCCTACAATAGTCAATTCAAGGGCAACTATACGGATTCGCTCCATTAGAGGTGTAGCTAACGCTGGGGCCTTAAGTTCTCTTATCAAGGTGCCTGTCAAGCTGGGGAAAGTTATTATGATTATGCTCAATAAAAGTAAGAAAGAAGTGATTATCGCCATTAGCTTGTAGCTCACATTGTAACCTTTGTGGTTTAAGTAAACAATCCACAATAAGTGAGCGATAAAAATCCACAGGAAAAAATAATGAACTAAAAATCCCAAGATAGCCACAATGATGTAAAACGCCATTCCAGCCAAAGGATTTCTTTCCGAAAAAGCCAGGAGTACCAAATTTATTACCAAACTTAGGGCTATTACAAGAGCGTACATGCGAACTTCCTGTGAAAGGGCAACAAGAGGTGAATAAAAGGTCATTAAAATTACAGTCAGTAAAGCTACTTTTTCGTCAACCAACCTTTTGAATAAAGGCCATGCTAAGGCTATGCTTAAAACTCCCCAAAACACGGAAGGGAAACGTAACAACCACTCACCCTTTCCCATCCATTTAATCCAAAAATGCAAAAAG from Anaerolineae bacterium carries:
- a CDS encoding A24 family peptidase is translated as MKNMPLILAVIGFLIGPVLVRVANFLINKKTTPLCPYCQTPYKPLLALKGLILQRGRCSSCRAPYLITYASAEIFTPAIFVLIWQKFGFSLYTFFALLYGASFIILFLTDVNYKVIPSLIVHLTIALAIIGETVRGSHLSNHLLGGAISFLLFLAFYALGQVYTRWRAVEEVAFGMGDVKLAFLIGIILGYPTGLRALLTGVLINGVIVLALIIKGLFSKRFNPLAPFPYGPGLILSFFIFWLFLS
- a CDS encoding HDIG domain-containing protein — its product is MEGKLFWPELARKVGTILLFFSFAILITLILTWEPGARAVNLKLGDVSPYDIRSPRKLSYVSQVLTEKARAQAEASVEEIYDPPDPSIARRQLAKATAVINFVEAVRSDPYGTPEEKKLWLASMEGITLTEEIISALLSIPEPRWEMVSGEILSVLERAMRSEIRQDRLLEVRRAIPAMVSWDLSEEEAKVVASIAGSLVSPNSFINYEKTEEAKKLAREAVKPVIRSVEKGEVITRAGSVVGPLELEAMEALGLNKPSFCFYKFLGAFALASTATVGLAFYLSNSRTPLLLIFASFLTLAKFISSGQGFLPYLLPVASCAALLFLTAGKGLAMAGTLVLSILSGYMAGVSLELVSYWLASSSLFLLMLGKGDRLNLYLHAGLASSFGGFGTILAFRLPWGNPNPTEMAFLGGIAFINGIISVVLTLGSSFVLGSFLGSITPLHLVELSRPTHPLLRLLLLRAPGTYHHSLLVANIAEQAAENIGANALLTRVGAYYHDVGKSLHPYFFVENQMNGVNAHRSLDPRTSARIIVSHVKDGLDLARKYRLPQQIQDFIAQHHGTDITPYFYHEECKRQNGSVGDDSCFRYPGPRPRTRETAIVMLADSCEAAVRAARPSSPEEVEKIVRRVIKDKLDKGELDESGLTLKEIEEIRKTFITALQGVFHPRIQYPEQEEGDGKG
- a CDS encoding nicotinate phosphoribosyltransferase, producing MGKFPFSHPILSGETADVYFLRTKAILEAEGLNPVVTMEIFPNKPGVLCGIKEVLELLSIVLPENAEVWALDEGEEMAAKEVVLRIIAPYLSFGMYETAILGILAHESGWATAARECVKAAGDIPVISFGARHVHPEVAARMEYAAIVGGCAGCATTAGAKLAGIKPSGTMPHAMILIFNDTVKAIEAFDRHMPPDVPRIALVDTFKDEAEESLRVARALGRKLWGVRLDTPPERGRVTPELVKEVRARLDQAGFTWVKIVVSGGVDAERIRLFREAGAPVDAFGVGSAISGAPPIDFTADIKEVEGEPRAKRGRIPGRTHNPRLKKVELKKGGSHGI
- a CDS encoding cysteine hydrolase, with the protein product MANAVIVVDMQRGFLEEGFPLYCGPEARKIIPAVQKLLEEELAKGSYLFFTADSHDPDDKEFQMFPPHCVKGTPEVEIIPELKEFVEKGVVIPKRRYSGFFDTDLDERLRAVNPDKLIVCGVCTDICVMHTVADARNRDYQVEVRKDCVASFDPEAHKFALKHMEKILGAKVI
- a CDS encoding GatB/YqeY domain-containing protein, yielding MGLKEKIDQELKEAMRSKDERKLAALRMLKTAIRRAEVDKMRELTEDEIIAVIADEARKRREAIEEFSRGGREDLALQEKEELAVLEAYLPRPLSREEIMEMARQAIEEVGATSPRQLGQVMKVLMPRVRGRADGSLVSQIVQELLASL
- a CDS encoding glycosyltransferase family 39 protein: MKRYKLFVLGFLLISFALRLYKLGAFELWVDEAASYYIASLSSPKKILTYSATALYEHPPLFYIFLHFWIKWMGKGEWLLRFPSVFWGVLSIALAWPLFKRLVDEKVALLTVILMTFYSPLVALSQEVRMYALVIALSLVINLVLLAFSERNPLAGMAFYIIVAILGFLVHYFFLWIFIAHLLWIVYLNHKGYNVSYKLMAIITSFLLLLSIIIITFPSLTGTLIRELKAPALATPLMERIRIVALELTIVGEPKLRLDSLPQWAIIAVCSTWILVLYGGFIALKSVSIGQPLSVFWLVIPILGLVPLYGMVRGRHLAFVLPALLILVSLSFSKLIKRQKLLGIIFGILLFLNLVYGLKAVYTFPKGAFGQAARFIIDNSYPGDAVVLSFPMADILAHYYLNSENLTIYKLPEKLSFIPREWEFPSEEQIEAKLRDIFSKHPRLWLGPYTPAALDPEGKIEQWLNRNAFPVMKVWFPQSTFIALYLPPWLSPEKDANQLPIKAGQIQIFLPLSKQEKPISVGLGYNFEDLLILRKARMDKSPFKSGQGIRLEFQWEVLKRPETEVLVVLSLKDSEGNLVAKRLSPLQSGSCPYVLWNPGELIKDHHGLLIPPGTLPGKYELWLSLYLPDYDRNVSIQGETEIKLTEFQVEPGFFPHPAVKFGIYFPKITLIGADRWPEELLQGQFLILTLYWVPHTDEEFSLRLYLRNDRGDVLAQSEGFLKPAEAGINVPVRSTFSLLMPGRLKPGKYLIQGEIKNRRTGESFGWILGKVKIHPISRSFRKPSDIIISEATVENVAKLIGYKLNALQVEAGKSFLLTLVWQAIGEPQANYTVFTHLVGQDGKIWGQKDNPPARGLRPTSTWVKGEYIIDEYLISVHPDASEGIYTLYVGFYNPQTMERLPALAAGGERFPNDAIPIAKIKITRK
- the gatB gene encoding Asp-tRNA(Asn)/Glu-tRNA(Gln) amidotransferase subunit GatB — its product is MEYEAVIGMEVHVQLLTRSKMFCSCSAETFGAEPNTLVCPVCLGMPGTLPVINRKAVEYTIMTGLALHCQIAEFAKFDRKNYFYPDLPKGYQISQYDLPLCFNGWLEVEADGQVRRIRIRRVHLEEDTAKLFHLGDYTLIDFNRAGVPLMEIVTEPDIRSPEEARQYLVKLRNILRYLGVSTADMEKGAMRCEANVSLRPKGSTELGTRVEIKNINSFRFVKQALEYEIERQKKLLERGEKVEQITVGWDEERGKTVIQRTKEYAHDYRYFPEPDLPPLVINREWVEEIKASLPELPDARSERFQKQYGLSPAEARILTAEKEAADFFEASVALYPNPRKLVHWVTGEIFRLLGETNTTFDSLKFSPESLVRLINMVDRGVINQNTAKAVLREMFNTGEDPETIVDRKGLALISDEASIVKVIEEVIRANPDALERYLGGKESTFGFFMGQVMKATGGRADPALASRLLKEKLDQLKNR